A region of the Numenius arquata chromosome 2, bNumArq3.hap1.1, whole genome shotgun sequence genome:
AGATGGGGACGCAGCTGAGGAAGAAGGAGGCCTGTGTTGAGCAAGATAAGAGCTGTAGCACTGAGGCTGCAGCACGAGGGGATGTGCTTTCCCCAGGGGCAGCTGGAAGAGAGCAGGTATGTTAGCTCATGGGATTCAGCAGCAGAAATGTATGGAAGGAAGAAgctatttctcatttttactctTGGAAGGGAGCCTGAGATCTGCTCTCAGACCTTCGGCTTTGCCTATCTCAGTGACAACACCACAAGCCCAGTGCCAGGCCTTGCTGAAGATaagggagaaagagaagtcaGTCTTTGCATGGGTGCTTTGGTAACACCAGAGCCCCATGGAAGCAGGGGCTAAAGTGCATGTGTGCTGGGGCTGCACCTCGTTATCTTCTACAGTGGGAGCAGCCTCTCCTCTGATACCGGCCCTTCCCATGCAGGGGCATCCCTGGGGATTTTTTAGTGCACTGCAAGTCATGTTTTCATCGCTGAGGTATGGCCCTTGTCTCTTGGGGTTTTCAGTTAAACCCACAACTGCAATATCTGGATCTCCTATTCCTGAAGTATAGCCTGTTGCCTTCTCTCCCATTTCCTCCATTATTGGCTCCCTCATTCTCCACCTCCCCCTCCAAActgcctctctcttctgtctCCTTGGGTGAGAGGAGAAGGTCCTGCTGTAATAGCCGTGCTGGAGCTCTTCTGCAGGACTCTGGCCCTGTCCTCCTACTGGACTTAATCACTTCCTTATTCttaggaaattaaatttaaaacagaCTTCTGTTGTGGTGGGAGGAAGGGGCTTTACATATGAaatgcattctctttttttttgtttctcaagaATCACTTAAACATTTTTTGATTTAAGGCCAAACCAGTTGATGTTTCTGTCTAATTTGTCTGGCTAACCCTGTGTTTGTTATCCTTAGGGAGCTAGAGTGCTTGTCATTAAAAATCTTCCTTCTTGTCCCTggaggggattgggatggggactAGCAAGCCGACTTTTGCACAGTGATTTCCCAAGGTGGTGGCTTGCCCTCTGTCCAGCCCTGCCTGTACTGCTGGGCTGGGACCTCTGTGGCCAGCGTGCAGTGGGGACAGCCACCCTCCCAGGCAACCTCCACAAAAGGGAACCCAAAAATGTGGGGGGGAGTAGGTTGGTGAGAGAGGCAAAGGAGGAGGCAGGTTTGTATCATATCCTCATTTCCCAGTGCTGAACTCTTTGAGGTGAGCATTGAGGCTCCTTGATCTTGTCAGAACCAGGTCCTGAGGTGTGAGAAgggaaggactgaaaaaaaaaatcccatcctaCCTCTGGGCTGGAACTGGGATCAGACCACCAGAGCCCAATGTCTCTTGGTTGTTGCAGCCATGAACAGCAAAGCCatatgcccattgcctctggtggagggagggaagagcattGCTAGCCTTTCCCTGCAGTCCTCTTcagctctgtgctttttcttgtcTAGAACTTTTCCACCTTCAAATTAAGTGGTACAAAGAAGAGCCAGGGAGTAGGTGAAGCAGTGTGTAGCATCCCCAAGCCCTGTGCTGCTTTCTCTCTGCCCATCTCTGTTCTTGCCTTTCTCTGTGCTTTCCACTTTAAAAAGGGATTGTGTGCCCATGCATGGCTTTGGAGTGGGGAACTCGACTTTGTCCTTTGCCCCAGGTGAAGGGAAGGATGTGGGCTTTGGTGGACCTGCAGCAGGTGAGCTTGCTAAATcagagggagcagggcaggtTGGCCGTTTTTGCCCCTTTGGAGAACTGGGGGTAATGCTCTACCCAAGTGATGGACAGAAAAGACAGGGTGGTTTTGTGCCTGTGTGGTTGGTATGAAGGTCGACACGCTCAAGTCCACTCTTGCTGTTGCTTTCTCTGATCCTTGTGTCCTGCTGAGGTGTCTGTTGTCATGCAGCTCAGGCCAGCCTGTTTGTCACGTCTCTGTGGCAGGTAAATGAGGGGACCTTCTGGCCTCCAGGTAATGTATGagttgggatggagggagagcaTCAGTGCAgaacaggtatttttttcccctctgccctcctTGGTGTATCCTTGTGGGATGCTAGTGTCTTTTCCTCACCCGAACATCCCCTGGGCTCTGTCCCTGtctcccagctcctgccagcaATCTCCATGGCTGCTGTGCCTCTGCACTGTGAAGACACGTGTCCAGGGTCACTCCTGGTCCAATTAGTGTACACTGGTGGtgaagagggaagggatggcTCATCCTGGCTTCACTGACCACAAACCTTGGTGAGAAAGGAGGGAAGTGAGTGGGAGAACAGATCCTGAATCCTTCCATCATTGtattctccccatcccaccaaaaAAAGCTCCCTTCTGGTTTCTGAGACATTCGACAAACTCACTCTTATTATGGAAAGAAGCAGGGGGAGCTTGGAGGTAAGGGGGTTGGCAGGAGGTGCTCGGATCCAGCACCAAGAAAGAAGAGCTGTTTCTAACGCAATACACTGATATTTAAGCTTTGGGTACTACAGATAATGGATTAAGAAGGGATCTAAAATACTGAGACTAAGAATTcaaaccactattttttccttcctgtgtgGATGATGATGCAGTATCATCCTGGAGGTGGTCCAGCAGCACTTCCGAGCCTGGGGTCCACCTGGACCTACTGTTGGTGTTGCCTCTGGGGTGGCCCCAGAACACCCAGCTTTGGCAAAAGAATGCGTGGActtgccaaaaataaaataaaagaagaaaaaaaaaaagaaaaaagacaaacaagagCATCTGTAAAGCTCCTTTCCACTCTGTAATTTATAATCAGCAAGTAATAATGAACTTTTTGTAAGGATAAATCAAATGTACATTTTGAAATCATTTTCTCTGTAAATGGTTGGATTTCATTTCACCCTTAAAGGGATGCTTAAAAGGaggagataataaaaataaaaaaaaataatttacaaagtaTGAAAGGAAACCAAGGTGTGTGTGTCTGGCAGCTTTTATTTCTGATCTTCTGGCAGAGGGGCCACTGGAAAATGGACTGAGGGAAGTTGCTTCCCACCTTAGCAGGACTGTGGCCCCGAGAAGGGGGATTTGGCTGTTTTGGGGAATGATTCCCAACTTTGTGGGTCCAGGTCAGACCTAATCATCTGCATGTTAGGTGAGTATGAGCATGTACAGGCACACAAGCAGGGAATGATAGTTGTCAAGCAGCTCTCGGAAGAGCTGGTGGATGTGGGAACCAGCATCACTGCTCATGAAATGGTCCCTTGTCACCATCTTCCCTCCCTTGGACAGAGCCACTTTTTCAAGTAAAGCCGTGGAAACCTTGGAGCCCCAAATTAAACCTCCCCACTGCAGAAATGTCCCTGCCTCTTTCTCTTTCGACACGCTGTGTGAGAGAACATGACCTCCTTGTTTTAGCTTATTTTTAAACCTGCCTCACGTAATTTTGTCTGTTCCCATTACTCAGTATCAAAGCCCGGTCCTGCTCTGAATACTCCTGAGCATCTGGCCTCAGCAGTGCCTTTGGCAAAGGGCCTTTCACAGGCTCATGTGCCATCTACGGCTATTTCACTTCTTTTAAAGTGTCTTGTGCTTCAGGTTTGTTCCTGGTCCCATTTAGAGACAGTGACTGGAAACATCACAGCTTAGTTTTCTTATAATCATTAGATCCGGCACATTCaatcctctttctttcttacaCATCAGTCCGATGTTTTCAATTCTGCCCTTGTGGAAGGGTCTCCATCAAACTAGAGACTTGGGTTGTGCGTTGCTTAAtgcctttctgctgcttctgtctctGGAACAAAGGGCCTGGAATAAACACACCACTCAAAATTAACTATTAAAATTttctattaagaatttttcacatttttagtgATCACCATATTTTTGTGCCTGAATGGGGGATAATCTAAACATAGGTGATTGCTAGAATGTCTGAACTTTCAATTTTTCAAGAGAGGAAGATAAGTATATAAGCTTAGGCCAATGGCAATTCAGTGAGACAGTTTAAGAAACGAGAGTTGACTAGGTCAAAGGTTCTCCCGTGTTATTTTTCTTGCCTCCAACAAAAAGTCTTTCACTgacatttatattattttaagaaGTAACATATAATGgcatttcttcagtttcttacaAGGTTTTAAAAGAAGGCATTGACAGAATCCAGGacctttttccccagaaaacacaaacttttGCTGTGGGAGCTCAAAGCGCCTCTGTGAGTGAAGGTGTTGACTCTTCTGCAGACCGTGGGGGAGACCCTCATTAGCAGGAGCAGCGCTGACAGTCGTGGGGGGCACATGGCTCCACCACAAGCCTTGTACGCTGTCTTTGAGTCAACCCCATGCATCCCTCAAGAAATATGGGAAGGGATCTTGGTATGTGCCGTGAGCATCCTGGATACGGAGCCTTAAGCACTGTATTGAACCAGAGGCACACAAACCATCCAATGTTGAGTAAATCCCGTGTGTTTTGCAGAGTTTTGGTACCCCAAGAGGTGTTATATGGGGAGATGCACCGTGGATGGGCTCTGGCATGACCTACCTGGAAATTGGCTGTTTCCCCCAAGCTTTCGCTGGATGTCAGGGACACCCAATGCTCATCTCGGGTACCATGAAACACTACTCAGTGGGGACCAAGGCTGTGGCAGACTCCATCTCTGGCTCATGGAGGGGCTGGCTCCGGATGGTTCCTGGCCGATGcctgcagcaggtttgctgattGGGGGATGGACATGCTGTTTCCAAACACCGGGGAGCTTGGAAACAGTGACTTTGATAGAAACTTCCCTTAGAGCACTGTTCAGAAAGCTGTGAGGGGGATACCAAGAGCCTGGCTTGCTGGCTTTTTTTGTTGCTCGGATACATTTGTTCCCTGTGCAAGGGGCACAGCTAACAAGCTGTTTAGCCAGGacagttaatttttaattatgactcaaattttacatatatttttttgtaaatctcACTGCTTTAGCAGCCCAGCTGGGGAAGCAGCGAGGTCCCAGTTGGCAGGCAGGCGGCCCATGGAGCAGCCAGGGAGACAGTGGCCCCGAGCCCTTGAGAGCGTCACCAGCGAATGGCTTCATGCTCACGTgcccccagctgcaggcactggctgcCCTGCTTTCCAGAGCACCGCGACGGAGAGGATTTGGCCGCAGCCATGGCAGAAGGAAGGCATATTCTTTCTCCTGGTGGTGGCACGTGTTTCTGTGGCTCACAGGCAACGCTCAAACCCCAGCTGTGCCAGACCTTCACTGGGGTTTTGCTCTGTCACTGCAAAACGGCCTCAGGAGAGCCCCCTGAAACTGTCCCACCCCACCCGGACAAAGAGCTCTGGGTCACTGAAGCGAGAGGCTGACATAAGGGGTATAACCCATGGATGCTCAGGAGAGGAGCCTGGCGTGGGGCCAGGCTGCCGCAAGCTTTGCCTTTGTAGCTGCAGCGGGGACGAGCACGTCAGCAAAAGGGTAAAGGATCAGCCCACTTCAGCTAAGGTTTGGGATGTTACTGCTAGCATCTCCGAGAACCCCAAACATAAACCCTTACttggaatgaaagaaaatttgGCAACTCTGACATTTCTAGCGTTTCTGGGTGTGCCTTCTTTATAAGCAAAGTCAGAAGATAAAATAGACCTTACTGTCTTTTGAAATACATTATCGCTATGTAAGAACACGAATCTTTCAAGGCCATATCTCTCCTCACCCTGccaaatgaaatacaaaataaaactccATTGTTTTACTCTTATGTTTCCTGTGCCTTACAGCTTGAACCATGGATCCCCTTGGCTGAAGTCCATCCCAGTAACGATTTAATTTGGGAGCCACACTTCACCtttctaaaaataaggaaaactgagAAGAAGAGCAACTAAGCTGTGCTGAATAAAGATCTAAAATGACTTCTCCAGGAtctcaaattaaagaaaatatgttaCCCAGAGAACATATAAAATCAAATATTATAAGCCTGCCTCTATGCAGCAAACTCTTTCCTGGCATTTTAGCCCTGTTCTACAGTCTGGACCTTTTCCAAAGAGAGAGCAACAAATCATCagtcaaatcttttttttttttcctcagacacTTACTAAGAACCGGgcacacatgcaaaaataaaagaacgTAGAAAACAACTACCCACTTCTGTTTGGTTTCcagtgtttttaaagcatttgactCAAACTGTTACCCAGAAGTGAACATGAAACTactgcaaaaccaaaagcagaCAGATTTCCCCAAATAGGACGTAAATAAATCTATCTAAGGACCCATGACTTAATGAGACAAGATGTGTAATAGGTGCCTTCAcctagaaaaaaacagaagcagcaggatatAGCAGCTCTGCCCTTCTCAGGCTGTGTATATGTACACGGGACCAAACTCCATGCAATGCTGGGAGCCCAGACGCCCCTTACACAACCCAAAATCCCGTGTTCATGCTGGGAGGACCCcaccactgcagagagcaggcggAGGGGCACAAAAAGCCCGGGGTCTGCATGTACAGCCCCGCTCGGGGAGGCTGGTGCCACCAGCTGCAAGCTTGCAGCTCTCCGCAGGCAATTCTACCACAGAAAGCCCACGAGGCTGTCAGAGTGATGCAAAATTGCAAGAATAACAGTGCTCACAAAAGCAGGGTCTCTGAATGGCTCTGGAAACCTTCTGCAGCACACAGCTGgtgcaaaatgaaaaatgggaggggggggtggtaATTTTAATAgccagggaataaaaaaaaaaaaaaagtccccagcAAAACCAGCCACAGGGAAATTTGGTTGAAGAAACATCAGTCGTGCTGAGAATGAAGGTGCGCACAGaccaaatgggaaaaaatactAGAGCAGCATTTTCAATTTGTTAGGTGATAAAACTGAGCTTCCTCAGCGACCGTCGGTGCAGACCCTCGCAGCGGCAGCAGCTCTGCATCGCACAGGAGGCTGCTTGCGGCTGCCAGTGCTTGCAGCCCCCCGCGCTGcagggctggaggctggggagctgAAAAGCCGCACTtcggcagcagctgggctgggaacttttcctttcttccttcctgccaaaAACATACCCTGAGTATGGCTCCCCGGAGCGGCTAGTTACTCTCTGTTACTAAAAGCTGGGTCTCGGCTGTAAATCGGGAACGTTCCTGGAAAGGCGGCTGCGTACCAGTGCTCTCTCCTTCCTCAGCACCCGTCTTCCTTCCCACATGGGCTCTACGTCAAAGCTGATGGGGGTCCGGGGAAGGAAGCCACCTGCACCACCCTTGGCCCTCTGCCCCTCCTGGCTCATGGCAGCCGGAGAGCAGGAGCCCAAATGCCATTAATCCTTGAGAGTGCTcaagaaaagtgaagaaatagGGCTGCAATGAAAGAGAGAGCTGTTGCATGGAGTTAGACTGCCAACAGGCCTCTTGCAAGGTCCATTTACCAGAAGACATTAAGGATATTAAGCCCAAGCTGAGATGGCATTGGTGGGTCACTACCCATCTTCCCTCTCGTGTTTTGGGATTGTTTTCTGGCTCCTGTAAGAGGCCAGCCTTCTGTTTCCAAGCGCAGGTTATTTCCTGACCTTGAAGAGCCCTTCCAAGCCACCATTTGCAGCTCTGCGGGTCACGTCCACCTCCCTGCTGGCCAGGGAGGGTTTGCCGGCTGGTGGTGGGCAGCACTGGGATGTCTCCCTGGCTGGGAATGGTCCTGCCCTTGCAAAATTGGTGATGGGAAACCCTGGGGGTGGCACTTGACTGGAGCCACTCCCTGGAGCAGAGGCTGCAATACAGGCTCAGAGGCAGCAGTTCACTGCTTTTGGTGGCCATCGGAGCCCTTGGCAGCAGCCGCTTAAGTGGGAGGACCATCTGCAAGCATGAGAAGACCGGCAGAGGAGTGGCGGCTCCAGAGACTCCCAAGGAGGCGGGGGACGAGGCGGGGGACGTCTGTGCCTTATCCCGTGTAACAGCATGGGTTATTGTGCCCCATCACCCATGCTGCCTTTGATATTTCACAAGCTCACTTAGTCATTTGGGGAAACAAAGGCCATTATTGTTCTCCAGGGGCACAGCTAAGGTGTGCTCCCTCCTCTCCACCTGCACGTCGCCCCATTGGGGCAAGTAAACTCCCTTCCTTGGAAGGACGCAGGCTGGACGTGCAGAGGGACATCCCATTCCCAATAGGTCCATGGGGAAAGAAGCCACCAGGCAACAGGGCTCTGCAGGCAAGAGGGTACCGGGGCCAGCATCCCATCAGGGCAGTACAAGTCTTTGGGGCTGCTGGGTGGCTCCCTGCTGGGGTGGCTGCATGAGGGTCAGCAGAGGATCCAGCCGGGTTGGGAAACACTGGGAAGAGGTGTGGAGGGGGGGATGTTGCTTCACTGTCTCAAGGCAGAGTTCAAGTTTACAACCCCCAGCACGTCACCAGAGGTCCGGCACTTGGACAGCAGCTGGGACGGCCATGGGTCACGAGTCACTCTGCCATTGCGCTCACTCTTCTCTTTGCAAGACAGAAGGGGCAGGCGGAACACTCGTGCCTGCGTGGTGCAGGCGTGGGGAGCCCATGACAAGCAGTGGCCATGGCAAGCCAGCGAGTTGTCTCCCCAGAGGGGCCGAGGCAGTTTGGAGGCACACTGCGTGGCCGGAGGAGTTCACTACACGCACACACAGCTGCTGGCGAGGGGCCCAGGAGCTGGCGTCaagcctggggggaaaaaaaaaaaaagagagaaagaaacactaAAACAGGCGAAATCCAAGggggccaggctggggagggggcgctTACGGAAGCCTGCAGTCCTTGGCTGCCATGGCAGGAGGGCAGCAAGGAAAACCCATTGTTGCGCAGCCTGATCCACCAGATGTTGTTTGAAGTGCATCGGGGGTTGCTGCACGCAGCTGCGCAGGTTTCAATCCAGACTTGAGAGTTTCGGGGACCTGAGTTCATCAGTGCACCTGCCCAGAAGTGACAGGGCCCTTGTTGTGAGGAGCGAAGTATTTCTGGGGATCAGCAACCCGAGGAGGAGGCAGGAAGCCGGGAGGAAGGTTCAAAGATTGATTTTCATTCTGGCAGGAGGTGAAGGGTAGGGAATATGAATGCTGCCTGCGTCGTCCTGGATAGCTCAGTATACGAACTGATGATCTGGAAACAAAGATAAGCAATATACCAAGCATTTTTAAGAGATGACTCGAAGCTATTGACTCTTGAGGAGATCAGAAAGGACTGTAAGTAAAATGCAAATATGGCAAGTGGGCAACAACATGCACTTGCCAAGGCTTAACTGGGCACGTGCAAggtcagaaaagagaaagcaaattgCACATAAGAATTACAAAGCTCCAGACAGTATCTAGCAACTCAGGAAAGGATCTGGATGTCACACAAACCCTGGCTCTGTGAGTAgctgcaggttaaaaaaaaaaaaagcacacacaaaatatTAGCAtgcagaaggaggaaggggagaataATATGGAAAATATGATAATGCTATTATGTAAATCAGAAGCGTGGCCTCTCTGGGAATACTGTCTGCAGTTCAAGTAAGCTTTTCTCAGAAAGGGCTGATTAGGGGCATGGCAAACTCGCTCACAAAGGGAGATCCAAACGATTGGGGTTGTTTATCTCAGAAAGGAAATGAACAAGAGGAGATTCGCATGGAGCAAGCCAGTCCAGagcttctgattttctttctgctcaATTCTATCACTGTCATATCTGGTGTTGCTGAGGAGTGCGTGAAGTGATGTGGCTCTCCTCTGTCACACACGGTTTGCTCTTTCACCCTCTCCCCCATGGAAGGCATGGCTATGTTTCATATTTTGTTAGGAtctggggggaaggaggagatggatAAGGAGGAACGATTACTCCCCACAGTAAGCATATAGTAGAGAAGCAAGAATGGGAAAGGGGAATTTGCACCTGGACAGAGGGGTGGAAGGTTCTGGCTTTGGGAGGCTCCTTCCATCTCCTCAGGCAGAGCCCACAGAGGCTGCCGGCTACCGCACCTATTAGTGCTTCAGCTGCTCCGGGCCATAGGGAGCACATCTGCAGGCACATGGAGCTGCTGAGGCCAACAGCCCAGCCCGTTTCGCCATAGCAGATGAAGCACAGGCTGCTAATGAGACCTTCCATGGCGGAACAAGCCTGAGGTGGGTTCAGCGCCAGGGCCCACCCTGGCCTCGAAGGCAGCTGCAAGCCTCATGGGGGAGACTCCTGTCTCCGCCATGGTGATGGCTGAAGCTGAGGTGGGAAGCGGCTGCTCTACCCTGGGCTGTCCAGGTGCAGGCCGGGCCTGTGGGGGTCCCACTCACCCCGCTGCTCCCCTcagcccttccccacagcccgCCAGGGTGTCCCCGGCCCGTTCCCCACAGTCGCAGTCGTGACCCCTTGAGAGGCACGGCCGCCTCAAAGCAGCCCGCCCCGTCCCAGTCCTAAGTGGGAGCAACTGGGGGCGGCAGTCCCCCTCCCCGCCAGCAGGGGGCAGCCTCCCGGCGCGGAGAAGACCGTCCCCTCTCGCTCGCCGTAGGGCGGCgcacgccccgccccgccggcagggGGAGACAGCGctgcgccgccgccccgcccggaaGTCCTCCGCCAGAGTGACGGTTTGGCCCCCGCCGAGCCAAGCTCTATGATTGGCGGGGGCCGGGGTCACGACCCGGAAGCGGATCGGCCATGTTGCCGGGTGACCCCGGGAGCGGTGCCGGGAGGGAGGTGGAGGCGGTTGCGAGGTCCGCCGAAGGGAAGCGGTTGCCGTGAGGGAGCCGGACCGCCTCCCTTTCTCCCGTCCCGGTGAGTGTGATGCGGCCGGTCCCCGCGGGGCCTCTGAGGGCTCGGCCCCAGCCCGGGATCCCGGCTGGgagcaggcgctgcgcgggcccTGGGCCCGCGGGGCCCACCGGCTCCCCTGCAACAGGGCGTGCGGCCTTGCAGAGCCCGTTGTCCACGGTGCGCCGTTAGAAGGGCTGTCCCGTCCCTTCCCGGCGGTCTGTGGGGCCCTGCAtggagggggaggcggcggctgGTGCGTCcctgggggagggaaaagctgACTCGGATCCCACGCTTTGTCACCTCTCTCTAGGTCAGCCCGTCCACGCATCCGTTCCCCTATGGCAGCGTGGTCCCGGCAGGCTGTCCTGACCCTCTACCGGGCTCTGCTGCGCCAGGGCCGTGGCCTGCGCTACACCGACCGGGATTTCTACCTGGCTTTCATCCGCTGCGAGTTCCGCAAGaaccaggggctgcagcagctggaggagaaggaaagacagcTGGAGAAGGGGCAAGCTTTCCTGCAGAGCAAACTGGGGGGCCTGGTTTAGAGGTTCCCTGTAGCTCCTCTTGGGCCCACATATTTCCCCCTTCTTTCCAAAATCCACTTGCTAAACGAGATGATTAACAGTCCTTGCCCACCATTGTCTTGAAGAAAGCCAGAAGGTGCTTCCACAGGCACACCAGGAGGGCTCTCCTGTTCTCTTTACAAATGCATGTAGCTCACAGGTAGGTCATTTACAATGATTTAACCATGTTCTTCATGCTATTATTACAGTTAGCTTTGtgaaagtgtggggttttttctgccaTGGAACGAAGAGTGACTGAATTCCTGGTTCATCAAGGCAGGAACATTCTTCCTGAGTTTATAGCTTGGCCTTAGAAAAACCTAAGGGCAGTTGTAGAGCACCCAAGTCAGGCAGGCTCTGACCATTTGAACCTGATTTAGAAAGCAGATCTTGAGTCAGGTTAGAAGaatttccttcatgttttcatgTAGGTTCACTGAGGATCCACCTATAGTTACAGCGGTGGCCAAGTGTGTTTTACTCGTGTAGGTGGCCAGAGAGACTCTTTAAATGTCAAGATCAGGTTAAATGGGAATTGGAGGAAACAAAAGTACATGTGTAAGAAAATATTGTTTATGTTATACATGATTTGTGTGAGAGTTGAACACACTGGCCTTGGGGCAGGAATAAATGTCTGGTGAAAGCAAGGGCGTTGTTCCCTTTGCGGTGCGTTGTGGTCTCTACTGTTGATTTTTGTGTGTCTTTGAAGTATCTGGGACCAGCTGTTGTCCAAAAATGTGTCTAGGAATGGATGCTCTGAGACTGCCTGTCAACTACTGGGAAGATTCTGATTCGTTACAGACAAGCAGTTGACCATCCTTGCAACATCTTGTCTGTGAGCAAAACTGCACACATTAGAtagataataagaaaataaattggcATTAAAAAAGCTATGCTTTGGTTGAGAAGCACAAATTAAAAGGAGAAGACCTGAATGGTCACAGAGCTTTATGTAACATACAGGATTTTATTGTAAATGTTGCTGAAG
Encoded here:
- the MIURF gene encoding mitochondrial ribosome and complex I assembly factor AltMIEF1, with the protein product MAAWSRQAVLTLYRALLRQGRGLRYTDRDFYLAFIRCEFRKNQGLQQLEEKERQLEKGQAFLQSKLGGLV